The following are encoded together in the Coturnix japonica isolate 7356 chromosome 8, Coturnix japonica 2.1, whole genome shotgun sequence genome:
- the PRG4 gene encoding proteoglycan 4 isoform X7: MTTEATDALTTPKAEETTPEATEAPTTPKAEETTPEATEAPKTTKAEETTPEATEAPTTPKAEETTPEATEAPTTPKAEETTPEATEAPTTPKAEETTPEATEATTTLKAEETTPEATEPPTTPKAEETTPEATEAPTTSKAEETTPEATEAPTTPKAEETTPEATEAPTTPKAEETTPEATEAPITPRVKDTTSKAIETVTPKIAEATSVATEALTTSTKVKGTTTKVTERPTTSKAEETTPKATDAPTTPKVEETTPKATDAPTTPKAEETTPKATDAPTTPKAEVTTPKATEAPTTKAYFPTTPKAEGKTASATKVPTTPSEKEVMLKATGAPVSLADSPTIPEFELSTAAATTVKQGTTTTYSKLLSKTDKSDRTTNPISMETSTKKETTKTDSTPKPTDIVTTTKRDAAVETTRAVPAVAECIIPSKDTTTGEKEMTTLATGTSYTTEKETEDSPEESPSFDKKEETTVIRGRTTTEKKDTIEEMFLVSRGTSKPDIHFQEITDTHDEPSPSSPETMPVEEAEINKPLIQTADLPVVSGGAEMGKADEKDLCSGKPADGMVALPNGTLAVFRGHYYWLLNGRMPPTTSPRRISEGWGIPSPIDAVFSRCNCDGKTFFIKGPLYWRFTNGVMDNGYPKPLANGFAGLTGKIKAALPVASYNGRPESVYFIKRDGNMQQYVYRQEPAKKCQRKARITIRYPAFVPRLVIRRRFQRAVGMPTVIQTVRINPYQSGVLRKEVKVTAYWRGLPKVIHSTISVPNYNKPDGYDYYAFSYNRYYSLDVGKRIARPVTALTGKTVSKDWYNCPEK, translated from the exons atgacCACTGAAGCCACGGATGCTCTGACTACACCCAAAGCTGAAGAGACAACTCCAGAAGCCACAGAAGCCCCAACAACACCCAAAGCTGAAGAGACAACTCCTGAAGCCACGGAGGCcccaaaaacaaccaaagctGAAGAGACTACTCCTGAAGCCACAGAAGCACCAACAACACCCAAAGCTGAAGAGACTACACCTGAAGCCACAGAGGCCCCAACAACACCCAAAGCTGAAGAGACAACTCCTGAAGCCACAGAGGCCCCAACAACACCCAAAGCTGAAGAGACAACTCCTGAAGCCACAGAGGCAACAACAACACTCAAAG CTGAAGAGACAACTCCTGAAGCCACAGAACCACCAACAACACCCAAAGCTGAAGAGACAACTCCTGAAGCTACAGAGGCACCAACAACATCCAA AGCTGAAGAGACAACTCCTGAAGCCACAGAGGCACCAACAACACCCAAAGCTGAAGAGACAACTCCTGAAGCAACAGAAGCACCAACAACACCCAAAGCTGAAGAGACAACTCCTGAAGCCACAGAGGCCCCAATTACTCCCAGAGTCAAGGATACAACTTCTAAAGCCATAGAGACTGTAACCCCCAAAATTGCGGAAGCAACCTCTGTTGCGACGGAGGCACTGACAACCTCCACTAAAGTCAAAGGGACAACCACTAAAGTCACAGAGAGACCAACAACCTCTAAAGCTGAGGAGACAACCCCTAAAGCTACAGATGCACCAACAACTCCCAAAGTTGAGGAGACAACCCCTAAAGCTACAGATGCACCAACAACACCCAAAGCTGAGGAGACAACCCCTAAAGCTACAGATGCACCGACAACTCCCAAAGCTGAGGTGACAACTCCTAAAGCCACAGAGGCACCAACAACCAAGGCTTATTTTCCCACCACCCCCAAAGCTGAGGGGAAAACTGCAAGTGCCACAAAGGTGCCAACAACCCCCAGTGAGAAGGAAGTAATGCTTAAGGCCACAGGTGCTCCAGTATCCCTAGCTGACTCTCCCACCATTCCTGAATTTGAACTATCTACAGCTGCAGCCACAACTGTTAAACAAGGCACAACTACTACATACAGCAAACTACTAAGTAAAACTGATAAAAGTGACAGAACAACAAACCCTATTTCCATGGAGACATcaactaaaaaagaaacaaccaaaactGATTCAACTCCCAAACCCACGGATATTGTGACAACAACTAAAAGAGACGCAGCTGTGGAAACTACACGGGCTGTACCAGCAGTTGCTGAGTGCATAATTCCCTCTAAAGATACAACAACTGGTGAAAAAGAGATGACCACCCTCGCCACGGGTACTAGCTATactactgaaaaagaaacagaagattcCCCTGAAGAGTCCCCTAGCTttgacaagaaagaagaaactacaGTGATCAGAGGTAGAACaaccacagagaaaaaagacacgatagaagaaatgtttcttgtttctaGGGGGACATCAAAGCCCGACATACATTTCCAGGAGATTACTGACACACATGATGAGCCTTCTCCATCCAGCCCTGAAACTATGCCAGTAGAGGAGGCTGAGATAAACAAGCCTTTAATACAAACTGCAGACTTGCCAGTTGTATCCGGAGGAGCAGAAA TGGGGAAGGCTGATGAGAAGGACCTGTGCAGTGGGAAGCCGGCAGATGGCATGGTTGCCCTGCCCAATGGAACCCTGGCTGTCTTCAGAG GTCACTACTACTGGCTGCTGAATGGCAGGATGCCACCAACAACCAGCCCCCGCCGGATCAGTGAGGGCTGGGGCATCCCATCCCCCATCGATGCTGTCTTCTCCAGGTGCAACTGTGATGGCAAGACTTTCTTCATCAAG GGTCCTCTGTACTGGCGTTTCACTAATGGTGTAATGGATAACGGCTATCCCAAACCTCTCGCAAATGGATTTGCAGGGCTAACTGGGAAAATAAAGGCAGCCCTTCCAGTTGCAAGTTACAATGGAAGACCAgaatctgtttattttatcaAAAGAG ATGGCAACATGCAACAGTATGTATATAGGCAAGAACCAGCCAAGAAGTGCCAACGGAAAGCACGTATTACCATAAGATACCCAGCTTTTGTCCCGAGACTCGTAATAAGGAGACGCTTCCAACGTGCAGTAGGAATGCCAACAGTTATTCAGACTGTCAGAATCAATCCATATCAATCTG GAGTTTTGCGCAAGGAAGTCAAAGTGACTGCCTACTGGAGAGGGCTCCCCAAAGTCATCCATTCGACGATATCAGTACCCAACTACAATAAGCCAGACGGCTATGATTATTATGCGTTCTCTTACA
- the PRG4 gene encoding proteoglycan 4 isoform X12 — protein MTTEATDALTTPKAEETTPEATEAPTTPKAEETTPEATEAPKTTKAEETTPEATEAPTTPKAEETTPEATEAPTTPKAEETTPEATEAPTTPKAEETTPEATEAPITPRVKDTTSKAIETVTPKIAEATSVATEALTTSTKVKGTTTKVTERPTTSKAEETTPKATDAPTTPKVEETTPKATDAPTTPKAEETTPKATDAPTTPKAEVTTPKATEAPTTKAYFPTTPKAEGKTASATKVPTTPSEKEVMLKATGAPVSLADSPTIPEFELSTAAATTVKQGTTTTYSKLLSKTDKSDRTTNPISMETSTKKETTKTDSTPKPTDIVTTTKRDAAVETTRAVPAVAECIIPSKDTTTGEKEMTTLATGTSYTTEKETEDSPEESPSFDKKEETTVIRGRTTTEKKDTIEEMFLVSRGTSKPDIHFQEITDTHDEPSPSSPETMPVEEAEINKPLIQTADLPVVSGGAEMGKADEKDLCSGKPADGMVALPNGTLAVFRGHYYWLLNGRMPPTTSPRRISEGWGIPSPIDAVFSRCNCDGKTFFIKGPLYWRFTNGVMDNGYPKPLANGFAGLTGKIKAALPVASYNGRPESVYFIKRDGNMQQYVYRQEPAKKCQRKARITIRYPAFVPRLVIRRRFQRAVGMPTVIQTVRINPYQSGVLRKEVKVTAYWRGLPKVIHSTISVPNYNKPDGYDYYAFSYNRYYSLDVGKRIARPVTALTGKTVSKDWYNCPEK, from the exons atgacCACTGAAGCCACGGATGCTCTGACTACACCCAAAGCTGAAGAGACAACTCCAGAAGCCACAGAAGCCCCAACAACACCCAAAGCTGAAGAGACAACTCCTGAAGCCACGGAGGCcccaaaaacaaccaaagctGAAGAGACTACTCCTGAAGCCACAGAAGCACCAACAACACCCAA AGCTGAAGAGACAACTCCTGAAGCCACAGAGGCACCAACAACACCCAAAGCTGAAGAGACAACTCCTGAAGCAACAGAAGCACCAACAACACCCAAAGCTGAAGAGACAACTCCTGAAGCCACAGAGGCCCCAATTACTCCCAGAGTCAAGGATACAACTTCTAAAGCCATAGAGACTGTAACCCCCAAAATTGCGGAAGCAACCTCTGTTGCGACGGAGGCACTGACAACCTCCACTAAAGTCAAAGGGACAACCACTAAAGTCACAGAGAGACCAACAACCTCTAAAGCTGAGGAGACAACCCCTAAAGCTACAGATGCACCAACAACTCCCAAAGTTGAGGAGACAACCCCTAAAGCTACAGATGCACCAACAACACCCAAAGCTGAGGAGACAACCCCTAAAGCTACAGATGCACCGACAACTCCCAAAGCTGAGGTGACAACTCCTAAAGCCACAGAGGCACCAACAACCAAGGCTTATTTTCCCACCACCCCCAAAGCTGAGGGGAAAACTGCAAGTGCCACAAAGGTGCCAACAACCCCCAGTGAGAAGGAAGTAATGCTTAAGGCCACAGGTGCTCCAGTATCCCTAGCTGACTCTCCCACCATTCCTGAATTTGAACTATCTACAGCTGCAGCCACAACTGTTAAACAAGGCACAACTACTACATACAGCAAACTACTAAGTAAAACTGATAAAAGTGACAGAACAACAAACCCTATTTCCATGGAGACATcaactaaaaaagaaacaaccaaaactGATTCAACTCCCAAACCCACGGATATTGTGACAACAACTAAAAGAGACGCAGCTGTGGAAACTACACGGGCTGTACCAGCAGTTGCTGAGTGCATAATTCCCTCTAAAGATACAACAACTGGTGAAAAAGAGATGACCACCCTCGCCACGGGTACTAGCTATactactgaaaaagaaacagaagattcCCCTGAAGAGTCCCCTAGCTttgacaagaaagaagaaactacaGTGATCAGAGGTAGAACaaccacagagaaaaaagacacgatagaagaaatgtttcttgtttctaGGGGGACATCAAAGCCCGACATACATTTCCAGGAGATTACTGACACACATGATGAGCCTTCTCCATCCAGCCCTGAAACTATGCCAGTAGAGGAGGCTGAGATAAACAAGCCTTTAATACAAACTGCAGACTTGCCAGTTGTATCCGGAGGAGCAGAAA TGGGGAAGGCTGATGAGAAGGACCTGTGCAGTGGGAAGCCGGCAGATGGCATGGTTGCCCTGCCCAATGGAACCCTGGCTGTCTTCAGAG GTCACTACTACTGGCTGCTGAATGGCAGGATGCCACCAACAACCAGCCCCCGCCGGATCAGTGAGGGCTGGGGCATCCCATCCCCCATCGATGCTGTCTTCTCCAGGTGCAACTGTGATGGCAAGACTTTCTTCATCAAG GGTCCTCTGTACTGGCGTTTCACTAATGGTGTAATGGATAACGGCTATCCCAAACCTCTCGCAAATGGATTTGCAGGGCTAACTGGGAAAATAAAGGCAGCCCTTCCAGTTGCAAGTTACAATGGAAGACCAgaatctgtttattttatcaAAAGAG ATGGCAACATGCAACAGTATGTATATAGGCAAGAACCAGCCAAGAAGTGCCAACGGAAAGCACGTATTACCATAAGATACCCAGCTTTTGTCCCGAGACTCGTAATAAGGAGACGCTTCCAACGTGCAGTAGGAATGCCAACAGTTATTCAGACTGTCAGAATCAATCCATATCAATCTG GAGTTTTGCGCAAGGAAGTCAAAGTGACTGCCTACTGGAGAGGGCTCCCCAAAGTCATCCATTCGACGATATCAGTACCCAACTACAATAAGCCAGACGGCTATGATTATTATGCGTTCTCTTACA
- the PRG4 gene encoding proteoglycan 4 isoform X11 → MTTEATDALTTPKAEETTPEATEAPTTPKAEETTPEATEAPKTTKAEETTPEATEAPTTPKAEETTPEATEAPTTPKAEETTPEATEAPTTPKAEETTPEATEAPTTPKAEETTPEATEAPITPRVKDTTSKAIETVTPKIAEATSVATEALTTSTKVKGTTTKVTERPTTSKAEETTPKATDAPTTPKVEETTPKATDAPTTPKAEETTPKATDAPTTPKAEVTTPKATEAPTTKAYFPTTPKAEGKTASATKVPTTPSEKEVMLKATGAPVSLADSPTIPEFELSTAAATTVKQGTTTTYSKLLSKTDKSDRTTNPISMETSTKKETTKTDSTPKPTDIVTTTKRDAAVETTRAVPAVAECIIPSKDTTTGEKEMTTLATGTSYTTEKETEDSPEESPSFDKKEETTVIRGRTTTEKKDTIEEMFLVSRGTSKPDIHFQEITDTHDEPSPSSPETMPVEEAEINKPLIQTADLPVVSGGAEMGKADEKDLCSGKPADGMVALPNGTLAVFRGHYYWLLNGRMPPTTSPRRISEGWGIPSPIDAVFSRCNCDGKTFFIKGPLYWRFTNGVMDNGYPKPLANGFAGLTGKIKAALPVASYNGRPESVYFIKRDGNMQQYVYRQEPAKKCQRKARITIRYPAFVPRLVIRRRFQRAVGMPTVIQTVRINPYQSGVLRKEVKVTAYWRGLPKVIHSTISVPNYNKPDGYDYYAFSYNRYYSLDVGKRIARPVTALTGKTVSKDWYNCPEK, encoded by the exons atgacCACTGAAGCCACGGATGCTCTGACTACACCCAAAGCTGAAGAGACAACTCCAGAAGCCACAGAAGCCCCAACAACACCCAAAGCTGAAGAGACAACTCCTGAAGCCACGGAGGCcccaaaaacaaccaaagctGAAGAGACTACTCCTGAAGCCACAGAAGCACCAACAACACCCAAAGCTGAAGAGACTACACCTGAAGCCACAGAGGCCCCAACAACACCCAAAGCTGAAGAGACAACTCCTGAAGCCACAGAG GCACCAACAACACCCAAAGCTGAAGAGACAACTCCTGAAGCAACAGAAGCACCAACAACACCCAAAGCTGAAGAGACAACTCCTGAAGCCACAGAGGCCCCAATTACTCCCAGAGTCAAGGATACAACTTCTAAAGCCATAGAGACTGTAACCCCCAAAATTGCGGAAGCAACCTCTGTTGCGACGGAGGCACTGACAACCTCCACTAAAGTCAAAGGGACAACCACTAAAGTCACAGAGAGACCAACAACCTCTAAAGCTGAGGAGACAACCCCTAAAGCTACAGATGCACCAACAACTCCCAAAGTTGAGGAGACAACCCCTAAAGCTACAGATGCACCAACAACACCCAAAGCTGAGGAGACAACCCCTAAAGCTACAGATGCACCGACAACTCCCAAAGCTGAGGTGACAACTCCTAAAGCCACAGAGGCACCAACAACCAAGGCTTATTTTCCCACCACCCCCAAAGCTGAGGGGAAAACTGCAAGTGCCACAAAGGTGCCAACAACCCCCAGTGAGAAGGAAGTAATGCTTAAGGCCACAGGTGCTCCAGTATCCCTAGCTGACTCTCCCACCATTCCTGAATTTGAACTATCTACAGCTGCAGCCACAACTGTTAAACAAGGCACAACTACTACATACAGCAAACTACTAAGTAAAACTGATAAAAGTGACAGAACAACAAACCCTATTTCCATGGAGACATcaactaaaaaagaaacaaccaaaactGATTCAACTCCCAAACCCACGGATATTGTGACAACAACTAAAAGAGACGCAGCTGTGGAAACTACACGGGCTGTACCAGCAGTTGCTGAGTGCATAATTCCCTCTAAAGATACAACAACTGGTGAAAAAGAGATGACCACCCTCGCCACGGGTACTAGCTATactactgaaaaagaaacagaagattcCCCTGAAGAGTCCCCTAGCTttgacaagaaagaagaaactacaGTGATCAGAGGTAGAACaaccacagagaaaaaagacacgatagaagaaatgtttcttgtttctaGGGGGACATCAAAGCCCGACATACATTTCCAGGAGATTACTGACACACATGATGAGCCTTCTCCATCCAGCCCTGAAACTATGCCAGTAGAGGAGGCTGAGATAAACAAGCCTTTAATACAAACTGCAGACTTGCCAGTTGTATCCGGAGGAGCAGAAA TGGGGAAGGCTGATGAGAAGGACCTGTGCAGTGGGAAGCCGGCAGATGGCATGGTTGCCCTGCCCAATGGAACCCTGGCTGTCTTCAGAG GTCACTACTACTGGCTGCTGAATGGCAGGATGCCACCAACAACCAGCCCCCGCCGGATCAGTGAGGGCTGGGGCATCCCATCCCCCATCGATGCTGTCTTCTCCAGGTGCAACTGTGATGGCAAGACTTTCTTCATCAAG GGTCCTCTGTACTGGCGTTTCACTAATGGTGTAATGGATAACGGCTATCCCAAACCTCTCGCAAATGGATTTGCAGGGCTAACTGGGAAAATAAAGGCAGCCCTTCCAGTTGCAAGTTACAATGGAAGACCAgaatctgtttattttatcaAAAGAG ATGGCAACATGCAACAGTATGTATATAGGCAAGAACCAGCCAAGAAGTGCCAACGGAAAGCACGTATTACCATAAGATACCCAGCTTTTGTCCCGAGACTCGTAATAAGGAGACGCTTCCAACGTGCAGTAGGAATGCCAACAGTTATTCAGACTGTCAGAATCAATCCATATCAATCTG GAGTTTTGCGCAAGGAAGTCAAAGTGACTGCCTACTGGAGAGGGCTCCCCAAAGTCATCCATTCGACGATATCAGTACCCAACTACAATAAGCCAGACGGCTATGATTATTATGCGTTCTCTTACA
- the PRG4 gene encoding proteoglycan 4 isoform X13: MTTEATDALTTPKAEETTPEATEAPTTPKAEETTPEATEAPKTTKAEETTPEATEAPTTPKAEETTPEATEAPTTPKAEETTPEATEAPITPRVKDTTSKAIETVTPKIAEATSVATEALTTSTKVKGTTTKVTERPTTSKAEETTPKATDAPTTPKVEETTPKATDAPTTPKAEETTPKATDAPTTPKAEVTTPKATEAPTTKAYFPTTPKAEGKTASATKVPTTPSEKEVMLKATGAPVSLADSPTIPEFELSTAAATTVKQGTTTTYSKLLSKTDKSDRTTNPISMETSTKKETTKTDSTPKPTDIVTTTKRDAAVETTRAVPAVAECIIPSKDTTTGEKEMTTLATGTSYTTEKETEDSPEESPSFDKKEETTVIRGRTTTEKKDTIEEMFLVSRGTSKPDIHFQEITDTHDEPSPSSPETMPVEEAEINKPLIQTADLPVVSGGAEMGKADEKDLCSGKPADGMVALPNGTLAVFRGHYYWLLNGRMPPTTSPRRISEGWGIPSPIDAVFSRCNCDGKTFFIKGPLYWRFTNGVMDNGYPKPLANGFAGLTGKIKAALPVASYNGRPESVYFIKRDGNMQQYVYRQEPAKKCQRKARITIRYPAFVPRLVIRRRFQRAVGMPTVIQTVRINPYQSGVLRKEVKVTAYWRGLPKVIHSTISVPNYNKPDGYDYYAFSYNRYYSLDVGKRIARPVTALTGKTVSKDWYNCPEK; this comes from the exons atgacCACTGAAGCCACGGATGCTCTGACTACACCCAAAGCTGAAGAGACAACTCCAGAAGCCACAGAAGCCCCAACAACACCCAAAGCTGAAGAGACAACTCCTGAAGCCACGGAGGCcccaaaaacaaccaaagctGAAGAGACTACTCCTGAAGCCACAGAA GCACCAACAACACCCAAAGCTGAAGAGACAACTCCTGAAGCAACAGAAGCACCAACAACACCCAAAGCTGAAGAGACAACTCCTGAAGCCACAGAGGCCCCAATTACTCCCAGAGTCAAGGATACAACTTCTAAAGCCATAGAGACTGTAACCCCCAAAATTGCGGAAGCAACCTCTGTTGCGACGGAGGCACTGACAACCTCCACTAAAGTCAAAGGGACAACCACTAAAGTCACAGAGAGACCAACAACCTCTAAAGCTGAGGAGACAACCCCTAAAGCTACAGATGCACCAACAACTCCCAAAGTTGAGGAGACAACCCCTAAAGCTACAGATGCACCAACAACACCCAAAGCTGAGGAGACAACCCCTAAAGCTACAGATGCACCGACAACTCCCAAAGCTGAGGTGACAACTCCTAAAGCCACAGAGGCACCAACAACCAAGGCTTATTTTCCCACCACCCCCAAAGCTGAGGGGAAAACTGCAAGTGCCACAAAGGTGCCAACAACCCCCAGTGAGAAGGAAGTAATGCTTAAGGCCACAGGTGCTCCAGTATCCCTAGCTGACTCTCCCACCATTCCTGAATTTGAACTATCTACAGCTGCAGCCACAACTGTTAAACAAGGCACAACTACTACATACAGCAAACTACTAAGTAAAACTGATAAAAGTGACAGAACAACAAACCCTATTTCCATGGAGACATcaactaaaaaagaaacaaccaaaactGATTCAACTCCCAAACCCACGGATATTGTGACAACAACTAAAAGAGACGCAGCTGTGGAAACTACACGGGCTGTACCAGCAGTTGCTGAGTGCATAATTCCCTCTAAAGATACAACAACTGGTGAAAAAGAGATGACCACCCTCGCCACGGGTACTAGCTATactactgaaaaagaaacagaagattcCCCTGAAGAGTCCCCTAGCTttgacaagaaagaagaaactacaGTGATCAGAGGTAGAACaaccacagagaaaaaagacacgatagaagaaatgtttcttgtttctaGGGGGACATCAAAGCCCGACATACATTTCCAGGAGATTACTGACACACATGATGAGCCTTCTCCATCCAGCCCTGAAACTATGCCAGTAGAGGAGGCTGAGATAAACAAGCCTTTAATACAAACTGCAGACTTGCCAGTTGTATCCGGAGGAGCAGAAA TGGGGAAGGCTGATGAGAAGGACCTGTGCAGTGGGAAGCCGGCAGATGGCATGGTTGCCCTGCCCAATGGAACCCTGGCTGTCTTCAGAG GTCACTACTACTGGCTGCTGAATGGCAGGATGCCACCAACAACCAGCCCCCGCCGGATCAGTGAGGGCTGGGGCATCCCATCCCCCATCGATGCTGTCTTCTCCAGGTGCAACTGTGATGGCAAGACTTTCTTCATCAAG GGTCCTCTGTACTGGCGTTTCACTAATGGTGTAATGGATAACGGCTATCCCAAACCTCTCGCAAATGGATTTGCAGGGCTAACTGGGAAAATAAAGGCAGCCCTTCCAGTTGCAAGTTACAATGGAAGACCAgaatctgtttattttatcaAAAGAG ATGGCAACATGCAACAGTATGTATATAGGCAAGAACCAGCCAAGAAGTGCCAACGGAAAGCACGTATTACCATAAGATACCCAGCTTTTGTCCCGAGACTCGTAATAAGGAGACGCTTCCAACGTGCAGTAGGAATGCCAACAGTTATTCAGACTGTCAGAATCAATCCATATCAATCTG GAGTTTTGCGCAAGGAAGTCAAAGTGACTGCCTACTGGAGAGGGCTCCCCAAAGTCATCCATTCGACGATATCAGTACCCAACTACAATAAGCCAGACGGCTATGATTATTATGCGTTCTCTTACA